A single window of Plasmodium reichenowi strain SY57 chromosome 14, whole genome shotgun sequence DNA harbors:
- a CDS encoding putative membrane protein (conserved Plasmodium membrane protein, unknown function) has protein sequence MIRTRLVFERIFFLIIFFGIVYFFLDFMTVYESSIRYLSFLLLLFIYGVSYILAIIPDMANSINYISFYKTRKKKVLSYSFKKDIFCQKKKKKKISNKDLEIHNLIDTNFFYMNPGVIEKEYYEKKNEFNDAYMYYLKHIKYMQKRDRKHGNKTNTNNYINSKVAMNDEDFNSNINNRVHDNINYKKDRKEDIYKNDDNYSDNNMYAMNKKENKEHKKYIIDNSEEFEKICFNDQGKKIKIKDKIIRYIELSNNNKKKKIKNNNNNNNNNNNSNSVNVNKIDEEQNSHVNQNNYILEEGNKKTKKNVSYKFYAYDEKTRKVKNIYEIHNEGLSIYNEMIGKHDNSLIHYKKKDTKKMIGSFLHEKIYLDDENDLSSDEDIEYINKKQKYVYLLLNKILCKNKSKRNNSYLLSEYGSNINSYTLDSFYDRNKRINKNTNFSKWHNLYLKCIINIKINFMEFCKNSAFIIADIIITLLLNILWLNVHKYIYRNNDDLDRGMFNWNTSEIPKIYNSIEGYLQYFILYDMCIKLFLFFSSNYILSFWFLLNLLNTPFFYILVSYFNNIKYKKMHWLYLSCPLRFLNFLRIEDLFGKNNNYNKLNIPLIKLSVQIFVMIYTYACLNYLIEQPCRGEYELYDYVFSGMQTVTTAALGKGTCFPFSFKGRFAHILYIFMTFTYIHYKIRSLKNYIIEEKKIYGKIPNIGSCYFVIIGHMKPIQLYVIINELQSTYNNLDEIIILTSLPIKFYWNIIRLLNKKNVCQISVCLYDLNKPMPLKIKKIISYSSGVFICNNIINTHYNIHNDMETLKRYNEINTFGPYDKHISIFLNNMCNRNILLQRYNRHVLCLNDLKMKLFAKTIDDCHGMFLLILLFFMNTPQKIKCKHTYILTKYFDKQIKRHNKKKKKYNKLRKYNKLKKYTHHNKNDNIFFKINMKLKNFFYPTKTKHIKTNFQNQTNNKPRYYFLKNMFFIFYTKRFIRNGNNKNIYINKKKHILNEKHKNKTHMDDQQNYYKINIGNQNIENMENMENIENNDSPSYNINKKNVKETNSDDRWLYKNQIYGKKKKNKKKRKKVFFVNENIKNNDEKNKSKNNIYNNIKSNKTIRNQYYEKNFKKSLCKTFLSYKFDEDTIFNSFTNYLNYMKGIKYNIYKIKFPVAFLNIHFVTIVQYMYMNYNTFVIGIIDEDNEVKLNPVDYIYNNRDIYFIILTDSFNLLHKITHIKKIELDWLDKIDQIKIKRTQKFVRNEKKDNLPSQGTVEEYSTYRKKNHQIRNDHNDDKEKKKKNNNNNNNNNSDNNSDNNNNNNNSDNNSDNNNNNNNSDNNNHYNNHYNNNYCSYSKWNNYFEYYNKDLSQKHREISKLRQEDNIYFNPVLNIFKVENYLEAYKIFKLKNKNESIKQSISQNKKLNLNVERNHSKSNHKNCTLYNEENIYNKNEEILLRNDKENKKKKKLKQKKEHLSNDNMKNHNFDDHYNNCNFIILIYWPQSLNTFLKILFQKREHNIIILSDQIPSYIYNNNLFPYRYNICYIQKSPLVLFNLILSGILVCEKCIIFKNYLKLDSYQNIVSYNEKTKNINFLEYMCEYNDSDLIIIYNNIENIFRRKDINTNFINYYIKNYNEKYKYHDYLKNKLSIHYRHNPSVINNFYTHHDNINNDKKKTKKKQTSQNHYYSNNIISEKNIKPIDESNIKEKKINKNNKNNKKKKLYLLIELNNALSIQYLNNDALTNVNILKEEMDNINKNKSHNLLFVENYKKQIQFFNYGNLLVENIYKKIEHIFIDNYFFYLYFLQFTSASIFIDELLYHLIGYTFPIKKNSLDTSTINSFIHGTYVDKKKKIKTDLILKNIHPKYHCRNFFFLFQKYLKKGRIIIGIYRCDEDNHMTIVIPCPQKNLLMHKNDKVYVLQSEYES, from the exons AGTTTTCTTTTacttctttttatttatggCGTTTCCTATATCCTAGCTATAATTCCCGATATGGCGAATTctataaattatatttcattttacAAAACTAGGAAAAAGAAGGTTCTTTCctattcttttaaaaaggatatattttgtcaaaagaaaaagaaaaaaaagataagTAATAAAGACCTAGAAATTCATAACTTAATAGACAcgaattttttttatatgaatcCTGGAGTTAttgaaaaagaatattatgagaaaaaaaatgaatttaaCGATGCTTATATGTATTACTTGAAgcatattaaatatatgcaAAAAAGGGATAGGAAACATGGTAATAAAACCaatacaaataattatataaattcaaAGGTAGCTATGAATGATGAAGATtttaatagtaatataaataatagagttcatgataatataaattataaaaaggaCAGGAAGGaagatatttataaaaatgatgataattatagtgataataatatgtatgcAATGAATAAGAAAGAGAACAAAGAGCataaaaagtatattatAGATAATTCTGAGGAgtttgaaaaaatatgttttaatgatcaagggaaaaaaataaaaataaaagataaaattattagaTATATTGAATTgagtaataataataaaaaaaaaaaaataaaaaataataataataataataataataataataatagtaatagtGTGAATGTGAACAAAATTGATGAAGAACAAAATAGTCATGttaatcaaaataattatattcttGAAGAAgggaataaaaaaacaaaaaaaaatgtatcatataaattctATGCTTATGATGAGAAAACAAGAAAagttaaaaatatttatgaaataCACAATGAAGGtttaagtatatataatgaaatgaTTGGAAAACATGATAATTCCTTAAttcattataaaaagaaagataCGAAGAAGATGATTGGATCATTTCTACAtgagaaaatatatttagatgatgaaaatgattTAAGCAGTGACGAGGatatagaatatataaataagaaacagaaatatgtttatttattattaaataagatattatgtaaaaataagagtaaaagaaataatagTTATTTATTATCTGAATATGGTTCCAATATTAATAGTTATACTTTAGATAGTTTTTATGATAGAAATAAACgaataaataagaatacGAATTTTAGTAAATGgcataatttatatttaaaatgtataataaatataaaaataaattttatggaattttgtaaaaatagtgcttttattattgctgatataattataactttgttattaaatatattatggttaaatgtacataaatatatatatcgtaataatgatgatttAGATAGGGGTATGTTTAATTGGAATACAAGTGAAATAccaaaaatatataatagtatAGAAGGTTATttacaatattttattttatatgatatgtgtataaaattatttttatttttctcatctaattatatattaagtttttggtttttattaaatttattaaataccccatttttttatattttagtatcttattttaataatataaaatataagaagATGCACTggttatatttatcatgTCCTTTAAGATTTTTGAATTTCTTACGTATAGAAGATTTATTTGgaaagaataataattacaataaattaaatatcCCCTTGATTAAATTGTCCGTACAAATATTTGTAAtgatatatacatatgcctgtttaaattatttaattgaACAACCGTGTCGAGGAgaatatgaattatatgattatgTTTTTTCAGGAATGCAAACGGTTACTACCGCAGCATTAGGAAAAGGTACATGTTTccctttttcttttaaagGTAGATTTGctcatatattatatatatttatgacATTTACctatatacattataaaataagatcattaaaaaattatataattgaagagaaaaaaatatatggtAAAATACCAAATATAGGATCATGTTATTTTGTAATTATAGGACATATGAAACCAATAcaattatatgttataataaatgaactACAATcaacatataataatttagatgaaataattattttaacaAGTTTACctataaaattttattgGAATATTATTCGTTTattaaataagaaaaatgtGTGTCAAATAAGTGTTTGtttatatgatttaaaTAAACCTATGccattaaaaataaaaaaaataatatcttATAGTAGTGGagtatttatatgtaataatattattaatacacattataatattcataatgACATGGAGACATTAAAACGATATAATGAAATCAATACTTTTGGACCATATGATAAACATATATCtatctttttaaataatatgtgtaatcgaaatatattacttCAAAGATATAATAGACATGTTTTATGTCTTAATGATTTGAAGATGAAATTATTTGCAAAAACGATAGATGATTGTCATGgtatgtttttattaatattattattttttatgaatacacctcaaaaaattaaatgtaagcatacatatatattaacaaaatattttgataaaCAGATAAAGCgtcataataaaaaaaagaaaaaatataataaattaagaaaatataataaactaaaaaaatatactcatcataataagaatgataatattttttttaaaatcaatatgaaattaaaaaatttcttttatcCAACTAAAACgaaacatataaaaacCAATTTCCAAAAtcaaacaaataataagccacgttattattttctaaaaaatatgttttttattttttatacaaaaCGTTTTATACGTAATggaaataataagaatatatatataaataagaaaaaacatatattaaatgaaaagCACAAGAATAAGACACATATGGATGATcaacaaaattattacaaaataaatataggaaatcaaaatattgaaaatatggaaaatatggaaaatattgaaaataatgattctccatcttataatataaacaagAAAAATGTTAAAGAAACAAATTCAGATGATCGTTggttatataaaaatcaGATTTAtggaaagaaaaaaaaaaacaaaaaaaaaagaaaaaaggtgttttttgtaaatgaaaatataaaaaacaatgatgaaaaaaataaaagtaaaaataatatatataacaatataaaaagtaataaaacTATAAGAAACCaatattatgaaaagaATTTTAAGAAATCATTATGTAAAACATtcttatcatataaatttgaTGAAGATACaatatttaattcatttacaaattatttaaattatatgaaaggaattaaatataatatttataaaattaagtTCCCAGTAGCTTTcttaaatattcattttgttACGATTGTTcaatatatgtatatgaaTTATAACACATTTGTTATAGGTATAATTGATGAAGATAATGAAGTCAAATTAAATCCAGTcgattatatatataacaatcgtgatatatattttattatattaacGGACagttttaatttattacaCAAAATaacacatataaaaaaaattgaattGGATTGGTTGGATAAAATAgatcaaataaaaataaagagGACACAAAAATTTGTAAggaatgaaaaaaaagacaaCTTACCTTCACAAGGGACTGTTGAAGAATATAGCACatacagaaaaaaaaatcatcAAATTAGGAATGATcataatgatgataaagaaaaaaaaaaaaaaaataataataataataataataataacagtgataataatagtgataataataataataataataatagtgataataatagtgataataataataataataataacagtgataataataatcattataataatcattataataataattattgttCTTATAGTAAATGGAATAATTACtttgaatattataataaggATCTTTCCCAAAAACATCGAGAAATAAGTAAATTAAGACAagaagataatatatattttaatcccgtcttaaatatttttaaagtggaaaattatttagaagcttataaaattttcaaactcaaaaataaaaatgaaagtATAAAGCAAAGTATAAgtcaaaataaaaagttaaatttaaatgtaGAAAGGAACCATTCCAAAAGTAACCATAAAAATTGTACTCTATATAACGAagagaatatatataataagaatgaAGAAATTTTGTTAAGAAATGATAAagagaataaaaaaaaaaaaaaattaaaacaaaagaaaGAACATTTATCAAATGACAATATGAAGAATCATAATTTTGATgatcattataataattgtaattttataatattaatatattggCCACAATCTctaaatacatttttaaaaatattatttcaaaaacgagaacataatataattatattaagTGATCAAATTccatcatatatatacaataataatttatttccttatcgatataatatttgttatattcAAAAATCACCACTTGTTctatttaatttaatattgtCTGGTATATTAGTATGCGAgaaatgtataatttttaaaaattatttaaaattagACTCCTATCAAAATATTGTGTCATATAAcgaaaaaacaaaaaatataaacttCTTGGAATATATGTGTGAATATAATGATAGTgatttaattattatatataataatatagaaaatatatttagaagaaaagatataaatacaaactttattaattattatattaaaaattataatgaaaaatataaatatcatgattatttaaaaaataaattatctATCCATTATAGACATAATCCATCTGTTATCAACAATTTTTATACACAtcatgataatataaataacgacaaaaaaaaaacaaaaaaaaaacaaacttctcaaaatcattattatagtaataatataatatcagaaaaaaatataaaaccAATAGATGAATCAAatataaaggaaaaaaaaataaataaaaataataaaaataataaaaagaaaaaattatatttattaatagaATTAAATAACGCTTTATCAATtcaatatttaaataatgatgcTTTAActaatgtaaatattttaaaagaagaaatggataatattaataaaaataaatcacATAATTTGTTATTCGTTgagaattataaaaaacaaatacaattttttaattatggAAATCTACTtgtagaaaatatatacaaaaaaatagaacatatttttatagataattattttttctatctatattttctaCAGTTTACTTCAGCTagtatatttatagatGAATTATTGTATCATCTAATAGGATACACATTTcctattaaaaaaaattcattaGATACATCGACCATAAACTCTTTTATTCATGGTACATATGtagacaaaaaaaaaaaaatcaaaacGGACTTGATactaaaaaatattcatcCCAAATATCATTGTAgaaatttctttttcctcTTTCAA aaatatttaaagaaaGGAAGAATTATAATAGGAATTTATCGCTGCGATGAAGATAATCATATGACTATAGTTATCCCATGTCCACAGAAAAATCTTTTGATGCATAAAAACGACAAG GTTTATGTATTACAAAGTGAATATGAAAGTTAA